In the genome of Actinomycetota bacterium, one region contains:
- a CDS encoding transcriptional repressor gives MTPLIDRLRHRGWRMTAQRRVIAEAMAGEHVHLAADEVLERAREALPEVSLATVYNTLNELVSIGELLEITHADGRKRYDPNVTERHHHLVCVACGRMLDVQADAPNLPADQEHGFEVLGVEVTFRARCPECTSAA, from the coding sequence GTGACACCGCTGATCGACCGTCTGCGCCACCGTGGGTGGCGGATGACGGCGCAGCGACGCGTCATCGCAGAGGCGATGGCGGGCGAGCACGTGCACCTGGCCGCCGACGAGGTGCTCGAACGTGCCCGCGAGGCCCTGCCCGAGGTCAGCTTGGCCACCGTCTACAACACCCTCAACGAACTGGTCAGCATCGGCGAGCTGCTCGAGATCACTCACGCAGACGGCCGCAAGCGCTACGACCCCAACGTCACCGAGCGCCATCACCACCTCGTGTGCGTGGCATGCGGGCGGATGCTCGACGTCCAGGCCGACGCCCCGAACCTGCCAGCCGACCAGGAACACGGGTTCGAGGTCCTCGGTGTCGAGGTCACCTTCCGTGCGCGCTGCCCGGAGTGCACCAGCGCCGCCTGA
- the katG gene encoding catalase/peroxidase HPI — translation MSQRASQCPYSGAHTSSTAGPSNETWWPNQLSLRILHPDYPKADPMGEEFDYAEEFARLDLDVLTRDLDALMTESQDWWPADYGHYGPLFIRMSWHAAGTYRVGDGRGGGASGSQRFAPLNSWPDNANLDKARRLLWPIKKKYGRQISWADLLIFAGNRALETMGFKTFGFGFGRKDIWAPEEDVFWGPEAEWLGDERYSGDRELFGTLAATQMGLIYVNPEGPNGEPDPLKAAHDIRVTFGRMAMNDDETVALIAGGHTFGKTHGATPATVGAAPEAAGLEEQGLGWKGGKGAEAVTSGLEGAWTPQPTRWDNGFFDILFKYEDEFELTESPAGAKQWTPRNVEEQDLVPDAHDPSKKHGPVMLTTDLSLIKDPAYRPISERFHENPDELADAFARAWYKLIHRDMGPSIRYLGPLVPDEELLWQDPVPAVDHELIDDADIASLKTEVLDSGLTIQQLVNTAWSAASTYRDTDKRGGANGARIRLSPQAEWDVNVRSGVSTVISKLGEIQQEFNDAQTGGKEVSLADLIVLGGCAAVEAAAEDGGYDVAVPFTPGRTDATQEQTDVESFGYLEPMADGFRNYLQKGGPIPTEHLLLDKAFMLTLSGPEMTALLGGMRVLDANVGDSTHGVFTDRPGTLSNDFFVNLLDMGTEWQPVGEGEELFEGRDRETGEVKWTATRVDLVFGANSQLRAIAEVYGSDDAKERFVQNFVAAWDKVMNLDRFELA, via the coding sequence TTGTCACAGCGCGCGAGCCAGTGCCCGTACTCGGGAGCCCACACGTCCAGCACCGCAGGGCCCTCGAACGAGACCTGGTGGCCGAACCAGCTGAGCCTGCGGATCCTCCACCCGGACTACCCCAAGGCCGATCCCATGGGGGAGGAATTCGACTACGCCGAGGAGTTCGCCAGGCTGGACCTCGATGTGCTCACGAGGGACCTCGACGCCCTCATGACGGAGTCGCAGGACTGGTGGCCGGCCGACTACGGCCACTACGGGCCGCTGTTCATCCGGATGTCGTGGCACGCCGCGGGCACCTACCGGGTCGGCGACGGTCGCGGCGGCGGTGCGTCCGGCTCGCAGCGGTTCGCCCCGCTCAACAGCTGGCCCGACAACGCGAACCTCGACAAGGCGCGTCGGCTGCTGTGGCCGATCAAGAAGAAGTACGGTCGGCAGATCTCGTGGGCCGACCTGCTGATCTTCGCGGGCAACCGCGCCCTGGAGACGATGGGCTTCAAGACGTTCGGCTTCGGCTTCGGTCGCAAGGACATCTGGGCACCCGAGGAGGACGTCTTCTGGGGGCCGGAGGCCGAGTGGCTCGGCGACGAGCGCTACAGCGGCGACCGTGAGCTCTTCGGAACGCTCGCGGCGACGCAGATGGGTCTGATCTACGTCAACCCGGAGGGGCCGAACGGCGAGCCGGACCCACTCAAGGCGGCCCACGACATCCGTGTCACGTTCGGTCGCATGGCCATGAACGACGACGAGACCGTCGCGCTGATCGCCGGTGGTCACACGTTCGGCAAGACCCACGGTGCGACGCCCGCCACCGTCGGTGCCGCGCCCGAGGCCGCCGGCCTGGAGGAGCAGGGTCTCGGCTGGAAGGGCGGCAAGGGCGCCGAGGCGGTCACCAGCGGGCTCGAAGGTGCCTGGACGCCGCAGCCGACCAGGTGGGACAACGGCTTCTTCGACATCCTGTTCAAGTACGAGGACGAGTTCGAGCTGACCGAGAGCCCCGCCGGCGCGAAGCAGTGGACGCCCAGGAACGTCGAGGAGCAGGACCTCGTCCCGGACGCTCACGACCCGTCGAAGAAGCACGGGCCCGTCATGCTGACGACGGACCTCTCGCTCATCAAGGATCCGGCGTACCGGCCGATCTCCGAGCGGTTCCACGAGAACCCCGACGAGCTCGCCGACGCCTTCGCCCGGGCCTGGTACAAGCTGATCCACCGTGACATGGGTCCGAGCATCCGCTACCTCGGCCCGCTCGTCCCCGACGAGGAGCTGCTCTGGCAGGACCCGGTCCCGGCGGTCGACCACGAGCTGATCGACGACGCCGACATCGCGTCGCTCAAGACCGAGGTCCTCGACTCGGGCCTGACGATCCAGCAGCTGGTCAACACGGCCTGGTCGGCGGCGTCGACCTACCGCGACACCGACAAGCGCGGTGGCGCCAACGGTGCGCGCATCCGCCTGTCGCCGCAGGCGGAGTGGGACGTCAACGTGCGGTCCGGCGTGTCGACGGTGATCTCGAAGCTGGGGGAGATCCAGCAGGAGTTCAACGACGCGCAGACCGGCGGGAAGGAGGTCTCGCTCGCGGACCTGATCGTCCTGGGTGGTTGCGCTGCCGTCGAGGCAGCCGCCGAGGACGGCGGCTACGACGTGGCGGTGCCGTTCACGCCGGGGCGGACCGACGCCACGCAGGAGCAGACCGACGTCGAGTCGTTCGGCTACCTCGAGCCGATGGCCGACGGGTTCCGGAACTACCTCCAGAAGGGCGGCCCCATCCCGACGGAGCATCTGCTGCTCGACAAGGCGTTCATGCTGACGCTGTCGGGACCGGAGATGACGGCGCTCCTCGGCGGGATGCGCGTCCTGGACGCCAACGTCGGGGACTCCACGCACGGGGTCTTCACCGACCGGCCCGGGACCCTGTCCAACGACTTCTTCGTCAACCTGCTCGACATGGGCACGGAGTGGCAGCCCGTCGGTGAGGGGGAGGAGCTGTTCGAGGGGCGCGACCGCGAGACCGGTGAGGTCAAGTGGACCGCCACCCGCGTCGACCTCGTCTTCGGCGCGAACTCCCAGCTCCGCGCGATCGCGGAGGTCTACGGCAGCGACGACGCGAAGGAGCGGTTCGTCCAGAACTTCGTCGCCGCATGGGACAAGGTCATGAACCTCGACCGGTTCGAGCTCGCCTGA
- a CDS encoding helix-hairpin-helix domain-containing protein, producing MGLRAAHACGVDPHHSPGRLRTVAAWLDASPAEAAGLAVLLAGAALATALVWWSGGARPSTPPTAPVSLEDPAPGPVTVHVAGGVLDPGVVRLQGGARVADAIAAAGGPRFDAALDALNLARVLTDGEQVVVPLATGPGPPAPTAVGPRDADGRVDLNVATADDLEELPGIGPVLAERIVAWRDAHGRFADVGQLRDVPGIGERTFQQLAERIFVR from the coding sequence ATCGGGCTCCGGGCGGCCCACGCTTGCGGTGTGGACCCCCACCACTCACCTGGACGTCTGCGTACCGTGGCGGCGTGGCTGGACGCCAGCCCGGCTGAGGCCGCTGGCCTGGCGGTGCTCCTGGCAGGGGCGGCGCTGGCCACCGCTCTGGTGTGGTGGTCGGGCGGTGCCCGCCCGTCCACGCCACCGACGGCGCCGGTGTCGCTAGAGGACCCCGCGCCGGGCCCGGTCACCGTCCACGTCGCTGGTGGGGTCTTGGACCCCGGCGTGGTGCGCCTACAGGGCGGGGCGCGGGTCGCCGATGCGATCGCCGCCGCCGGCGGGCCACGGTTCGACGCGGCCCTCGACGCGCTCAACCTGGCTCGGGTCCTCACCGACGGCGAGCAGGTCGTCGTGCCGCTCGCCACCGGGCCCGGACCACCGGCGCCGACGGCTGTGGGGCCACGCGACGCCGATGGGCGGGTGGATCTCAACGTCGCCACCGCTGACGACCTCGAGGAACTGCCCGGGATCGGTCCGGTGCTCGCCGAGCGGATCGTCGCGTGGCGGGATGCCCACGGCCGCTTCGCCGATGTCGGTCAGCTCCGCGACGTCCCGGGCATCGGCGAGCGCACCTTCCAGCAACTGGCCGAGCGGATCTTCGTCCGGTGA
- the leuS gene encoding leucine--tRNA ligase: MAQHAANAPAGEPERYEPLTLEPPIAQRWYEERTYSLTEDPTGERFYALTMFPYPSGDLHMGHAEIFSIHDALVRHARMTGKAVLNPIGWDSFGLPAENAAMKRGLHPRGWTYTNIDQQKQSIIRLGYSFDWHRVVHTSDPEYYRWTQWIFLRLYEADLAYRAEAPVNWCPKDATVLANEQVIDGRCERCGAQVVRRPLTQWFFRITRYAQELLDDLDRLEGHWPERVRVMQRNWIGRSEGADVTFTVADSGEEVVVFTTRPDTLYGATYFVFAPEHPLVAEKMGDDPDYRAFVDEVATRSELERLSTETRGKRGIRLSFDMVNPVNGERIPAFAADYVLMEYGTGAIMAVPAHDQRDLDFAREHGLPVRVVVAEDGARDGDPDFSTITEAHVGEGVTVNSGPYDGLPWPETKRRITADLDERGLGRPQVNYRLRDWLVSRQRYWGAPIPIIHCASCGQVPVADDDLPVLLPDDVEFSPEGGSPLPRHDGFVNTHCPRCGEPAERETDTMDTFVDSSWYFLRYLSPDDTERPWAPEPVDRWLPVDQYTGGVEHAILHLLYSRFLVKALRDLGHLSFDEPFVRLLNQGQVIMEGAAMSKSRGNLVVPGEVYEQYGADTLRATMLFSGPPEADIDWADVSPEGVYRWLSRVWRLTRDHLDDHADAGSAERVEALRKATHRTIAGVSDDYDAFKYNTAIAKLMELSNTIIAARRDGVRGTPVREAIEALLTLLAPVACFVTDALWERLGHDRSVHDTPWPQADPALLVEEEIPIVVQVDGRVRDKFTVGVGTDQASLEAAALASDNVARHVEGREIVKIIVVPDRLVNVVTRPG; the protein is encoded by the coding sequence ATGGCACAGCACGCCGCGAACGCCCCGGCCGGGGAGCCGGAGCGCTACGAGCCGCTGACGCTCGAGCCCCCGATCGCGCAGCGCTGGTACGAGGAACGCACCTACTCGCTGACGGAAGACCCCACGGGCGAGCGTTTCTACGCGCTGACGATGTTCCCGTACCCGTCGGGTGATCTACACATGGGCCATGCCGAGATCTTCTCGATCCACGACGCGCTGGTCCGCCACGCGCGCATGACCGGGAAGGCGGTCCTGAACCCGATCGGCTGGGACTCCTTCGGCCTCCCGGCGGAGAACGCGGCGATGAAGCGGGGGCTGCACCCCCGGGGCTGGACGTACACCAACATCGACCAGCAGAAGCAGTCGATCATCCGGCTGGGGTACTCGTTCGACTGGCACCGCGTCGTCCACACCTCCGACCCCGAGTACTACCGCTGGACGCAGTGGATCTTCCTCCGCCTGTACGAAGCCGACCTGGCCTACCGCGCCGAGGCACCCGTCAACTGGTGTCCGAAAGACGCCACGGTCCTGGCCAACGAACAGGTGATCGACGGCCGCTGCGAGCGCTGCGGCGCGCAGGTGGTCCGGCGCCCGCTCACCCAGTGGTTCTTCCGCATCACCCGGTACGCGCAAGAACTGCTGGACGACCTCGACCGTCTCGAAGGCCACTGGCCCGAGCGGGTCCGCGTGATGCAGCGCAACTGGATCGGCCGCTCTGAGGGGGCCGACGTGACCTTCACGGTCGCAGACAGCGGGGAGGAGGTGGTGGTCTTCACCACCCGACCCGACACGCTGTACGGCGCCACATACTTCGTGTTCGCTCCGGAGCACCCGCTGGTCGCCGAGAAGATGGGCGACGATCCCGACTACCGGGCGTTCGTGGACGAGGTCGCGACACGCTCGGAGCTCGAGCGCCTGTCGACCGAGACGCGCGGCAAGCGGGGAATCCGCCTGTCGTTCGACATGGTCAACCCGGTCAACGGCGAACGCATCCCGGCGTTCGCCGCGGACTACGTCCTGATGGAGTACGGAACCGGCGCGATCATGGCGGTACCCGCCCACGACCAACGCGACCTGGACTTCGCGCGCGAACACGGTCTGCCCGTGCGGGTGGTGGTCGCCGAGGACGGCGCGAGGGACGGTGATCCCGACTTCTCGACGATCACCGAGGCGCACGTCGGCGAGGGTGTCACGGTGAACTCCGGACCCTACGACGGGTTGCCGTGGCCGGAGACGAAACGGCGGATCACGGCCGATCTGGACGAACGTGGACTGGGACGGCCGCAGGTCAACTACCGGCTCCGCGACTGGCTGGTGTCGCGCCAGCGGTACTGGGGTGCCCCGATCCCGATCATCCACTGCGCCTCGTGCGGCCAGGTCCCCGTCGCCGACGACGACCTGCCGGTGCTGCTCCCCGACGACGTCGAGTTCTCCCCCGAGGGAGGATCGCCGCTCCCGCGTCACGACGGGTTCGTGAACACCCACTGCCCGCGCTGTGGGGAACCCGCCGAGCGCGAGACCGACACGATGGACACGTTCGTCGACTCGTCGTGGTACTTCCTGCGCTACCTGTCACCCGACGACACCGAGCGGCCCTGGGCCCCTGAACCGGTCGACCGCTGGCTGCCGGTGGACCAGTACACCGGCGGCGTCGAGCACGCCATCCTCCACCTGCTGTACAGCCGGTTCCTGGTCAAGGCTCTGCGCGACCTGGGCCACCTGTCGTTCGACGAACCCTTCGTGAGGCTGCTCAACCAGGGCCAGGTGATCATGGAGGGCGCCGCGATGAGCAAGTCCCGCGGCAACCTGGTGGTCCCCGGCGAGGTGTACGAGCAGTACGGCGCCGACACGCTGCGGGCCACCATGCTGTTCTCGGGCCCGCCCGAGGCGGACATCGACTGGGCGGACGTCTCACCGGAGGGCGTGTACCGGTGGCTGTCGCGGGTCTGGCGCCTCACGCGGGACCATCTCGACGACCACGCCGACGCTGGCAGCGCCGAACGGGTCGAGGCGCTGCGCAAAGCCACGCACCGCACCATCGCCGGTGTGTCCGACGACTACGACGCGTTCAAGTACAACACGGCGATCGCCAAGCTGATGGAGTTGTCCAACACCATCATCGCCGCACGTCGTGATGGGGTCCGCGGGACCCCCGTCCGGGAGGCAATCGAAGCGCTGCTGACGCTCCTGGCCCCGGTAGCCTGCTTCGTCACCGACGCGCTGTGGGAACGGCTCGGCCATGACCGGTCGGTCCACGACACGCCGTGGCCGCAGGCGGATCCAGCACTGCTGGTCGAGGAGGAGATCCCGATCGTCGTGCAGGTCGACGGCAGGGTCCGCGACAAGTTCACGGTCGGGGTCGGCACCGACCAGGCCAGCCTCGAAGCCGCCGCGCTCGCGTCCGACAACGTCGCCCGCCACGTCGAGGGGCGTGAGATCGTCAAGATCATCGTGGTCCCCGACCGCCTCGTGAACGTGGTGACCCGCCCAGGGTGA
- a CDS encoding mechanosensitive ion channel family protein has translation MDAVSILAHQTPGDQLKDFWHAVRDSDWTAAGVAAAGEAAVVIGVLAATAVVALVGRRLVRRWVSRATARGLARSKDPGRHRRAELRATTLGSVLGDVLTAVVWAAGIMTAVGTVGISLGPLLAGAGIAGVAIGFGTQSLVKDFFSGFFILLEDQYGVGDVIQVDPDVAGLVEDISMRVTRLRSLDGTVWFVPNGEIRLLANRSKEWARALVDFQVAYGADLDNAMQAIEEVAARLRRDPEIGAKILEDAEILGVEMLGESGVTIRTFIKTLPLEQWTVSRRFRRDVKGEFDARGVEIPVPHRKVIIQDGGSPAR, from the coding sequence TTGGATGCCGTCTCGATCCTCGCACACCAGACACCCGGCGACCAGCTGAAGGACTTCTGGCACGCGGTCCGCGACAGCGACTGGACCGCTGCCGGCGTCGCCGCGGCGGGCGAGGCAGCGGTCGTGATCGGCGTGCTGGCGGCGACGGCGGTCGTCGCGCTCGTGGGGCGTCGGTTGGTTCGCCGCTGGGTGAGCCGGGCCACCGCCCGTGGGCTGGCCAGGTCCAAGGATCCCGGCCGCCACAGGCGCGCTGAGCTCCGCGCCACCACGCTCGGCAGCGTCCTGGGCGACGTCCTGACAGCGGTCGTGTGGGCCGCGGGGATCATGACCGCCGTGGGGACGGTCGGCATCAGCCTGGGACCGCTGCTGGCTGGGGCGGGGATCGCCGGTGTGGCGATCGGGTTCGGGACCCAGAGCCTGGTCAAGGACTTCTTCTCGGGGTTCTTCATCCTGCTCGAGGACCAGTACGGCGTCGGTGACGTGATCCAGGTCGACCCCGACGTGGCCGGGTTGGTGGAGGACATCAGCATGCGCGTGACACGGCTGCGGTCCCTGGACGGGACGGTGTGGTTCGTGCCCAACGGCGAGATCCGCCTCCTGGCCAACCGGTCCAAGGAGTGGGCGCGTGCGTTGGTCGACTTCCAGGTGGCCTACGGCGCTGACCTCGACAACGCGATGCAGGCCATCGAGGAGGTCGCCGCCCGTCTGCGCCGCGACCCCGAGATCGGCGCCAAGATCCTCGAGGACGCCGAGATCCTCGGCGTGGAGATGCTGGGGGAGTCGGGTGTGACGATCCGGACGTTCATCAAGACGCTCCCGCTGGAGCAGTGGACCGTCAGCCGCCGCTTCCGTCGTGACGTCAAAGGCGAGTTCGACGCCCGCGGCGTCGAGATCCCCGTCCCCCACCGCAAGGTGATCATCCAAGACGGGGGGTCGCCAGCTCGATGA
- a CDS encoding TIGR03618 family F420-dependent PPOX class oxidoreductase, which translates to MSDLRAVQPLVDQETGLAVVSTTRANGTIQATVVNAGILAHPISAEQVVGFVTRGGTRKHHHLRARSFCTVTFRRGWRWATVEGDAELIGPDDPADDVDPDRLRLLLRDIFRAAGGTHDDWQEYDRVMAAERRLAVLVSPRRVYSSHGG; encoded by the coding sequence ATGTCCGACCTGCGTGCCGTCCAGCCGCTCGTCGATCAGGAGACGGGTCTGGCAGTCGTATCGACCACCCGCGCCAACGGCACGATCCAGGCCACCGTCGTCAACGCCGGCATCCTCGCGCATCCGATCTCGGCCGAGCAGGTCGTGGGGTTCGTCACCCGCGGGGGGACCCGGAAGCACCACCATCTGCGGGCCCGGTCGTTCTGCACGGTCACGTTCCGGCGCGGGTGGCGATGGGCCACGGTCGAAGGAGACGCGGAACTGATCGGACCCGACGATCCCGCCGACGACGTCGACCCCGACCGGTTGCGCCTGCTGCTGCGTGACATCTTCCGTGCTGCCGGTGGCACGCACGACGACTGGCAGGAGTACGACCGGGTGATGGCTGCAGAGCGTCGCCTGGCGGTCCTGGTCAGCCCGCGGCGCGTGTACTCCTCCCACGGCGGATAG
- a CDS encoding holo-ACP synthase, which translates to MRPGVDVVEIDRIATVVARCPRFVTRVYTHGELEECTRDGVDLTSPAGAARLAGRWAAKEAARKALGVRLSWRDIEVRNGPHGVPALWVAGAPAPATLSFAHDGGVAVAFVIADEAIATHSAVEGLTP; encoded by the coding sequence GTGAGGCCGGGTGTGGACGTCGTCGAGATCGACCGCATCGCCACGGTCGTCGCCCGCTGTCCCCGGTTCGTCACACGCGTCTACACCCATGGGGAGCTCGAAGAGTGCACCCGCGACGGAGTGGACCTGACCTCGCCCGCCGGCGCGGCGCGACTCGCGGGGCGGTGGGCGGCCAAGGAGGCCGCGCGCAAGGCTCTCGGCGTGCGCCTGTCCTGGCGGGACATCGAGGTCCGCAACGGCCCCCACGGCGTCCCCGCACTGTGGGTTGCCGGGGCGCCAGCGCCGGCCACCTTGTCGTTCGCGCACGATGGCGGGGTGGCGGTCGCGTTCGTGATCGCTGACGAGGCGATCGCCACCCACTCAGCGGTCGAAGGGCTGACCCCATGA
- a CDS encoding ComEC/Rec2 family competence protein — MTRAPARHAVGPVAVWAVVALIAAGWGSQPLARAGPVLAALVTAAGAVTAAAAAHAGPRARRGLACLAVAAVAAGAGAVRAARIERGPLADLARRGGTATVEAIVVTEPRTHLHGWWTLVRVDRVGSEPTRARALLRGRGGAPPVLGSRWAGTASARPLEHDGFGAVLRRQYVAVQLDPSRWEPRQAPGWLAATSEAVRARIRAAARDALPPAAAGLAVGLATGDTRLLPDHHEQAMRDTGLTHLVAVSGSNVALVVVGTLAGLRLLGVGARAQPVIILGSIAWFTYLTRWEPSVLRAAAMATLVVLAGLRGRPVDPRHGLAAAVLVVVLIDPGMAAALGMLLSAAATAGVVVAGPLLRRRWAGLPRPVGELLAASVAAQLAVAPVLLASAGEVPVAAVPANLLAVPPAAVASAIAMAGSLIAAADPGLAVPVFTAARPALAMVLAVADGLRWRGGVVSWQRPAGVVATVAVAVWVLLPGRGRRLAAVVAAVAVVTLVPVVGLRAPPRTLLVTAIDVGQGDALLVEAPGARILVDGGPDVRAARWLRGAGTRDLDLVVLTHPHADHADGLPAVLDQGRVGAVWVPALDSDLPSVAGLLRRAARAAVPVVTPVAGQRTTIGPVRVEVLGPPQGRPYRAADSEPNETSLVLRITYGARVALLTGDVERAAQADLLRAPHLLRAGLLKVPHHGGATSEPAFLAAARAPLAVISVGRRNRYGHPRDEVLQVLADAGAVVRRTDRDGTLRVEVPAVGAESAAAVPPQPPRPGLTPSRRYAAAHAATGPRARPRRRRRAAAATGAGAAVGPAPRRPPRHRRRAGRRITARGPPGAADGVAVRRHPRSGGPRRGPAVGRSPRRGRGLPRGARHRFGAGPGRAEHRPPAEAAQARRGGRGADRDGPRSPPVGRARVGTVGRDGTPPPGSRSRPGSGRGDPRARRDRCSNDRVEVRAGGRGHVPERSYLARAGRGGGGGARQPGRVPRR, encoded by the coding sequence GTGACCCGCGCCCCCGCGCGGCACGCGGTGGGTCCCGTCGCGGTGTGGGCGGTCGTGGCACTGATCGCAGCCGGATGGGGCTCCCAGCCGCTGGCCCGCGCCGGTCCGGTCCTGGCTGCGCTGGTGACCGCCGCGGGAGCCGTGACCGCAGCAGCCGCCGCGCACGCCGGTCCCCGCGCCCGTCGGGGTCTGGCGTGCCTGGCCGTGGCCGCGGTCGCGGCCGGGGCCGGCGCTGTCCGCGCCGCCCGGATCGAGCGGGGACCCCTGGCCGACCTCGCCCGCCGCGGAGGGACGGCGACCGTCGAGGCGATCGTCGTGACCGAGCCGCGAACCCATCTGCACGGCTGGTGGACACTGGTCCGCGTCGACCGGGTCGGCTCCGAGCCGACCCGGGCGCGCGCCCTGCTCCGAGGGCGGGGAGGTGCCCCGCCGGTCCTGGGCAGCCGCTGGGCCGGGACCGCGTCGGCGCGTCCCCTCGAGCATGACGGCTTCGGGGCGGTCCTTCGCCGCCAGTACGTCGCCGTGCAGCTGGACCCATCCCGGTGGGAACCACGACAGGCGCCGGGCTGGTTGGCCGCCACCAGCGAGGCCGTCCGCGCCCGGATCCGCGCAGCCGCCCGCGACGCGCTCCCGCCCGCTGCGGCCGGCCTGGCGGTCGGACTGGCGACCGGCGACACGCGCCTGCTCCCCGATCACCACGAACAGGCGATGCGCGACACGGGACTGACCCACCTGGTGGCGGTCAGCGGTTCGAACGTGGCGCTGGTCGTGGTCGGAACGCTGGCGGGGCTCCGGCTGCTCGGGGTCGGGGCGCGCGCACAGCCGGTCATCATCCTGGGGTCCATCGCCTGGTTCACCTACCTGACCCGCTGGGAACCGAGCGTCCTCCGTGCCGCCGCGATGGCCACGCTGGTGGTGCTGGCGGGGTTGCGAGGACGGCCGGTCGATCCCCGTCACGGCCTCGCGGCAGCAGTGCTGGTCGTCGTCCTGATCGACCCGGGCATGGCAGCGGCGCTGGGGATGCTGCTGTCCGCCGCCGCCACCGCCGGTGTCGTCGTCGCCGGGCCGCTGCTGCGGCGCCGCTGGGCTGGCCTACCGCGTCCGGTCGGGGAGCTGCTGGCCGCAAGCGTCGCCGCGCAGCTCGCGGTCGCTCCTGTGCTGCTGGCCAGCGCCGGGGAGGTGCCGGTCGCCGCCGTCCCTGCGAACCTGCTGGCGGTCCCGCCCGCCGCGGTCGCGTCCGCGATCGCCATGGCCGGGAGCCTGATCGCGGCCGCCGATCCGGGGCTGGCCGTACCGGTGTTCACGGCGGCGCGCCCGGCCCTGGCGATGGTGCTGGCGGTCGCCGACGGGTTGCGGTGGCGGGGCGGGGTGGTGTCGTGGCAGCGCCCCGCCGGGGTCGTCGCCACCGTCGCGGTGGCGGTATGGGTGTTGCTGCCCGGCCGTGGCCGGCGCCTGGCGGCCGTCGTCGCTGCCGTGGCGGTCGTGACTCTCGTCCCGGTGGTCGGGCTGCGCGCCCCGCCCCGCACCCTGCTCGTGACCGCGATCGATGTCGGGCAGGGTGACGCGCTCCTGGTCGAGGCACCCGGCGCGCGGATCCTGGTGGACGGCGGCCCCGACGTGCGGGCCGCCCGCTGGCTGCGGGGCGCGGGCACGCGCGACCTGGACCTGGTGGTCCTCACCCACCCCCACGCCGACCACGCCGACGGCCTGCCCGCGGTGCTGGATCAGGGGCGGGTCGGGGCGGTGTGGGTCCCCGCGCTCGACAGCGACCTGCCGTCGGTGGCCGGCCTGCTCCGCCGCGCCGCCCGCGCAGCCGTACCGGTCGTGACACCCGTCGCCGGCCAGCGCACGACGATCGGACCCGTCCGGGTCGAGGTTCTCGGGCCCCCGCAGGGACGGCCCTACCGCGCGGCGGACAGCGAGCCCAACGAGACGTCGTTGGTGCTGCGGATCACCTACGGCGCACGCGTTGCGCTGCTGACCGGCGACGTGGAACGTGCGGCGCAGGCGGACCTGCTCCGCGCCCCGCACCTGCTGCGTGCCGGGCTCCTGAAGGTCCCGCACCACGGCGGCGCGACCAGCGAGCCGGCGTTCCTGGCTGCGGCCCGCGCCCCGCTGGCGGTCATCTCCGTCGGTCGGCGCAACCGCTACGGCCACCCCCGCGACGAGGTCCTGCAGGTCCTCGCGGATGCCGGCGCGGTGGTGCGCCGCACCGACCGCGACGGGACCCTCCGCGTCGAGGTCCCAGCGGTCGGTGCGGAGTCGGCTGCGGCGGTGCCGCCGCAGCCGCCGCGGCCCGGCCTGACGCCGTCACGCCGATACGCTGCCGCCCATGCCGCCACCGGTCCCCGTGCACGTCCTCGCCGGCGACGACGAGCTGCTGCTGCAACGGGCGCTGGAGCGGCTGTTGGCCCAGCTCCGCGCAGACCGCCCCGACACCGCCGTCGAGCAGGTCGACGGATCACAGCTCGCGGGCCTCCCGGAGCTGCGGACGGCGTCGCTGTTCGGCGGCACCCGCGCAGTGGTGGTCCGCGACGCGGACCGGCTGTCGGGCGGAGCCCTCGACGAGGTCGTGGCCTACCTCGAGGCGCCCGACACCGGTTCGGTGCTGGTCCTGGTCGCGCGGAGCACCGACCGCCGGCAGAAGCTGCTCAAGCGCGCAGAGGCGGCCGGGGCGCGGATCGAGATGGTCCGCGCTCCCCGCCCGTGGGACGAGCGCGCGTGGGGACAGTTGGTCGAGACGGAACTCCGCCGCCTGGATCGCGATCCAGACCCGGCAGCGGTCGCGGCGATCCTCGCGCACGCCGGGACCGATGCAGCAACGATCGCGTCGAAGTGCGCGCAGGTGGCCGCGGCCACGTCCCCGAACGGTCGTATCTCGCCCGCGCAGGTCGAGGCGGTGGTGGAGGGGCACGGCAACCGGGGCGCGTTCCCCGTCGCTGA